One Candidatus Hydrogenedentota bacterium genomic region harbors:
- a CDS encoding bifunctional acetate--CoA ligase family protein/GNAT family N-acetyltransferase: protein MNISSSKTVGSIDAIFNPKTVALVGATEQPGSVGRTILWNLISNPFGATIYAVNPKRRNVLGIKAYPSVGEIPEPVDLAILVTPAPSIPGIVDECVAAGVKGAIIISAGFKEIGENGVKLEADVMAAARKGRLRIIGPNCLGVMNPIRGMNATFATTIAQPGSVGFISQSGALCTSILDWSESANVGFSSFVSIGSMLDIDWGDLIYYLGDDPNTKSIVIYMESIGNARSFLSAAREVALSKPIIVIKAGQTEAAAQAAASHTGSLAGSDGVLSAAFRRSGVSRVFSIENLFHMAEVLEKQPRPKGPRLAILTNAGGPGVLATDAVIGDGGELAEISEETIARLNEVLPAAWSHNNPIDILGDAAPERYAKALEIAAQDPNSDGMLVVLTPQAMTDPTRTAEELAKVKMATGKPLLASWMGGEGVEAGRDVLNRHDIPSFDYPDAAAKVFNLMWRYNYNLRGLYETPVLPPDEAGVAGREKAAQIIAAQRAAGHTTLPEYESKNILAAYGIPIVPTKVATTKEEAVALAEEMGYPAVIKLYSNTVTHKTDVGGVQLNLKSAKSVESAYDAILASVTERAGAEHFEGVVVQPMVQIEGYEIIIGSSIDPQFGPVLLFGSGGQLVEVFKDSALGLPPLNTTLARRMMEQTKIYTALKGVRGRKPVNLRELEALLVRFSKLVVEQPWIKEIDINPLLASSEGLVALDARVLLHSNETDEADLPKPAIRPYPREYSGNWSSKKGETLHIRAIRPEDEPLMVAFHKTLSSDTVYYRYMGLISLDQRVSHDRLTRLCFIDYDRQIALVATRKNPESGETEVIAVGRLVKDHRQAEGEFALVVSDHFQGHGVGSELLQRLVDIGKNEGLDRITGTVLAENRAMLHVCQKLGFVLHREPGEPIQVVRDLTKG, encoded by the coding sequence ATGAACATATCCAGCTCGAAGACGGTAGGATCGATTGATGCGATTTTCAACCCGAAAACGGTGGCGCTTGTCGGCGCAACGGAACAGCCGGGCAGCGTGGGGCGCACGATCCTCTGGAACCTGATAAGCAACCCCTTCGGGGCGACGATCTATGCGGTGAACCCGAAGCGGCGGAACGTGCTGGGCATCAAGGCCTACCCGAGTGTCGGCGAGATTCCCGAGCCCGTGGATCTGGCCATTCTGGTCACGCCGGCCCCGAGTATTCCGGGCATTGTGGACGAATGCGTCGCCGCCGGGGTGAAGGGCGCGATCATCATCTCCGCGGGCTTCAAGGAAATCGGCGAAAACGGCGTGAAGCTGGAGGCGGATGTGATGGCGGCCGCGCGAAAAGGGCGTCTGCGAATCATCGGGCCCAACTGCCTGGGCGTCATGAACCCCATTCGCGGGATGAATGCCACCTTCGCGACGACCATCGCGCAGCCCGGTAGCGTGGGCTTCATCAGCCAGAGCGGAGCGCTGTGCACCTCCATCCTGGACTGGAGCGAAAGCGCGAATGTTGGCTTTAGTTCCTTCGTGTCTATCGGCTCCATGCTCGATATCGACTGGGGCGACCTGATCTACTATCTGGGCGACGACCCGAACACAAAAAGCATCGTGATATACATGGAATCGATCGGGAACGCGCGCTCATTTCTGTCGGCGGCGCGCGAAGTCGCGCTGAGCAAGCCGATCATCGTGATCAAGGCGGGCCAGACCGAAGCCGCCGCGCAGGCGGCCGCGTCCCACACGGGATCGCTGGCCGGCAGCGACGGCGTGCTGTCCGCGGCGTTCCGCCGGAGCGGCGTATCCCGCGTGTTCAGCATTGAAAACCTGTTTCACATGGCGGAGGTGCTGGAGAAGCAACCCCGGCCGAAGGGCCCGCGCCTCGCGATTCTCACCAATGCGGGCGGCCCGGGCGTCCTGGCGACGGACGCGGTAATTGGCGACGGTGGCGAGTTGGCGGAGATATCCGAGGAGACCATCGCCCGGCTCAACGAGGTCCTCCCGGCAGCGTGGAGCCACAACAACCCCATCGATATTCTGGGCGACGCGGCGCCGGAGCGCTACGCCAAGGCGTTGGAAATCGCCGCGCAGGACCCGAACAGCGACGGCATGCTGGTGGTGCTCACGCCGCAGGCGATGACCGATCCCACGCGCACGGCCGAAGAACTCGCCAAGGTGAAAATGGCGACGGGCAAGCCGTTGCTGGCGAGCTGGATGGGCGGCGAAGGAGTCGAAGCCGGCCGGGACGTGCTGAACAGGCACGATATCCCGTCGTTTGACTATCCGGACGCCGCCGCCAAGGTCTTCAACCTGATGTGGCGTTACAACTACAACCTGCGCGGCCTGTACGAGACGCCGGTGCTGCCGCCGGACGAGGCGGGTGTGGCGGGCCGCGAGAAGGCGGCGCAAATCATCGCCGCGCAGCGGGCCGCGGGACACACCACGCTCCCGGAATACGAGTCCAAAAACATCCTCGCGGCCTACGGCATTCCGATCGTGCCCACAAAGGTCGCGACGACGAAGGAAGAGGCGGTGGCGCTCGCGGAGGAAATGGGCTACCCGGCGGTGATCAAGCTGTACTCCAATACGGTTACCCACAAGACGGACGTCGGCGGCGTCCAGCTGAACCTGAAATCCGCAAAGTCCGTCGAGTCGGCCTACGACGCGATACTGGCGTCGGTAACGGAGCGGGCCGGCGCCGAGCACTTCGAGGGCGTGGTGGTGCAGCCGATGGTTCAGATCGAGGGGTACGAAATCATCATCGGCAGCAGCATCGATCCGCAATTCGGCCCCGTGCTGCTGTTCGGAAGCGGCGGCCAGCTCGTGGAAGTCTTCAAGGACAGCGCCCTGGGCCTGCCCCCGCTGAACACGACGCTCGCCCGGCGCATGATGGAGCAAACGAAGATCTACACGGCGCTCAAGGGCGTGCGCGGCCGCAAGCCCGTCAACCTGCGCGAGCTCGAGGCGCTGCTGGTCCGATTCAGCAAGCTGGTGGTGGAGCAGCCATGGATCAAAGAGATCGATATCAACCCCCTCCTGGCCTCGTCGGAGGGACTGGTGGCGCTGGATGCGCGGGTCCTGCTGCATAGCAATGAAACGGACGAAGCCGACTTGCCAAAGCCCGCGATCCGCCCGTATCCCCGGGAGTACTCCGGCAACTGGTCCTCCAAGAAAGGGGAGACGCTGCATATCCGCGCGATCCGGCCGGAAGACGAGCCGCTGATGGTGGCCTTCCACAAGACGCTCTCTTCCGATACGGTGTACTATCGGTACATGGGGCTCATTTCGCTGGACCAGCGCGTGAGCCACGATCGCCTGACCCGGCTCTGCTTTATCGACTACGATCGCCAGATCGCGCTGGTCGCCACGCGGAAGAATCCCGAGAGCGGCGAGACGGAAGTCATCGCGGTAGGCCGCCTCGTGAAGGATCACCGGCAGGCCGAGGGCGAGTTCGCGCTCGTAGTCTCCGACCATTTCCAGGGCCATGGCGTGGGCTCCGAACTGCTTCAACGGCTGGTCGATATTGGAAAGAACGAAGGCCTGGACCGGATTACGGGTACGGTGCTGGCCGAGAACCGCGCCATGCTTCACGTGTGCCAGAAGCTCGGATTCGTACTTCACCGGGAACCGGGCGAACCGATACAGGTCGTCCGGGATCTCACGAAGGGCTAA
- a CDS encoding histidine phosphatase family protein, with the protein MRLYIVRHGETDYNRARIMQGYQEIPLNDRGIAQATQLALRLRALGIQRIVSSDLRRAVMTGCIIASHTGAPIEYEPGLRERNPGDLVEQPYDDEPRFFTDKVYVPPGGESIAAFFARVKAAFEKIVENAKSPDECIAVVTHGLVCHAFVLQFLGETREEAVSSRNASVTAVEYQRGVWCIEHLDCIEHLAPGDGPDESARPGG; encoded by the coding sequence ATGCGACTCTACATCGTGCGCCATGGCGAAACCGATTACAATCGGGCGCGCATCATGCAAGGCTACCAGGAAATCCCCCTGAATGATCGTGGCATTGCGCAGGCAACCCAGCTTGCCCTGCGGCTGCGCGCGCTGGGCATTCAGCGCATCGTTTCCAGCGATCTCCGGCGCGCGGTCATGACGGGCTGCATTATCGCCTCCCATACCGGCGCCCCGATCGAATACGAACCGGGACTCCGCGAGCGAAATCCCGGCGACCTGGTGGAGCAGCCCTACGATGACGAACCGCGATTCTTCACCGACAAGGTGTACGTACCCCCCGGGGGAGAAAGCATCGCCGCTTTTTTCGCCCGGGTCAAGGCGGCCTTCGAGAAGATAGTCGAGAACGCGAAGTCTCCGGATGAATGCATCGCCGTCGTGACCCACGGGTTGGTCTGCCACGCGTTTGTGCTACAGTTTCTGGGAGAGACCAGGGAGGAGGCCGTTTCCTCGCGGAATGCTTCGGTGACGGCGGTGGAGTACCAGCGCGGCGTCTGGTGTATTGAACACCTGGACTGCATCGAACATCTGGCCCCCGGGGACGGCCCCGACGAGAGCGCGCGGCCGGGAGGGTAG
- a CDS encoding oligopeptide transporter, OPT family, with the protein MSNVRESGAAPEARGMAESTFLSLGLGLLLAIILGAANVYLGLFAGMTVSASIPAAVVSMAILRGLFRRGTILENNISQTVASTGESLAAGAIFTLPALILTGVWTQFDYWLSTGIVLAGGLLGIVFMVPLRKALIVDRKDLRYPEGVACAEVLAAGQEMGGGLRAMAIGAGLGALFKALSSGLGLILETVEGAVALGGRVFYAGAAMSPALVAVGYIVGLGVASQIFLGGVIGWAITIPATGPWFGPVEDPPLDHAKMLWSTQVRYMGVGAMLAGGLYSLWSVRAGLVAGVKSLRAGGVESGAARTERNMGLGSLAALLLFSVLLTFVIYYFLIDSLALSVAALLIMIPAAFLFAAVATYIVGLVGSSNSPVSGMTICALLVAAFVIWLDGGTGRSAILATLGVAGVVCCVACTAGDVAQDLKTGQLVGATPARQQWAEVLGVIIPAFVMAPVLSLLHARYVIGEGLLAPQATLFASLAQGFFGDGDLPYPMIAAGVLIGVAIIAADCALDRRGARFRLHVMPVAVGIYLPLYLATAIVAGGLLHWWLHRNRAGEDPVHNAGILFGSGLIAGEALMGIGLAVPVVFGIHIAGGVALPAPLQVVLSLALFAAVVAVYGRVARPGSTAG; encoded by the coding sequence ATGAGCAACGTCAGAGAATCTGGAGCCGCGCCCGAAGCGCGGGGGATGGCGGAATCGACCTTCCTGTCCCTCGGCCTCGGACTGCTTCTGGCCATCATCCTCGGCGCGGCAAACGTGTACCTGGGCCTCTTTGCCGGCATGACCGTGAGCGCCTCCATACCCGCCGCCGTCGTCAGTATGGCGATCCTGCGCGGGCTCTTTCGCCGTGGGACCATCCTGGAAAACAACATTTCCCAGACCGTGGCCTCCACCGGGGAGAGCCTTGCGGCCGGCGCCATCTTCACCCTGCCCGCCCTGATTCTCACTGGCGTCTGGACGCAATTTGATTACTGGCTCAGCACGGGCATCGTGCTTGCCGGCGGGCTGCTGGGCATCGTCTTCATGGTGCCGCTGCGGAAGGCCCTGATCGTCGACCGGAAGGATCTGCGCTACCCCGAGGGCGTCGCCTGCGCCGAGGTGCTCGCCGCGGGGCAGGAGATGGGCGGCGGGCTGCGCGCCATGGCGATCGGCGCGGGTCTGGGCGCGCTCTTCAAAGCCCTCTCGTCGGGCCTCGGCCTGATCCTGGAAACCGTCGAAGGCGCGGTAGCCCTCGGAGGGCGCGTGTTCTACGCCGGCGCCGCCATGAGCCCCGCGCTCGTCGCCGTAGGCTATATCGTTGGCTTGGGCGTCGCCTCGCAGATATTCCTGGGCGGCGTCATCGGCTGGGCGATCACCATCCCCGCCACGGGACCCTGGTTCGGGCCCGTGGAGGACCCCCCGCTCGACCACGCCAAGATGCTCTGGAGCACGCAGGTGCGCTACATGGGCGTCGGCGCGATGCTCGCGGGTGGGCTGTACTCCCTCTGGAGCGTGCGCGCGGGCCTGGTGGCCGGCGTCAAGAGCCTGCGCGCCGGCGGCGTGGAATCCGGCGCCGCCCGTACCGAGCGCAACATGGGGCTCGGCAGCCTCGCGGCGCTCTTGCTCTTCTCGGTCCTGCTGACCTTCGTGATTTACTACTTCCTGATCGATTCGCTGGCCCTCTCCGTCGCCGCCTTGCTCATAATGATCCCGGCCGCGTTTCTCTTCGCCGCCGTGGCCACCTACATCGTCGGTCTGGTCGGATCGTCGAATTCACCGGTATCGGGCATGACCATCTGCGCGCTGCTCGTCGCCGCCTTCGTGATCTGGCTCGACGGCGGCACGGGCCGCTCCGCCATCCTCGCCACGCTCGGCGTAGCCGGCGTGGTCTGTTGCGTGGCCTGCACCGCGGGCGACGTGGCGCAGGATCTGAAAACGGGCCAGCTCGTCGGCGCGACCCCGGCCCGCCAGCAGTGGGCGGAGGTGCTGGGGGTCATCATCCCGGCCTTTGTCATGGCGCCGGTGCTATCGCTGCTGCACGCGCGGTACGTCATCGGGGAAGGGCTTCTGGCGCCCCAGGCCACCCTCTTCGCCAGCCTCGCCCAGGGCTTTTTCGGCGATGGCGACCTGCCGTATCCGATGATCGCCGCCGGCGTCCTGATCGGCGTCGCCATCATCGCTGCCGATTGTGCGTTGGACCGGCGCGGCGCCCGCTTCCGCCTGCATGTCATGCCCGTCGCGGTTGGTATTTACCTGCCGCTGTACCTGGCCACCGCGATTGTCGCGGGCGGGCTGCTGCACTGGTGGTTGCACCGCAACCGCGCCGGGGAAGACCCCGTACACAATGCCGGTATCCTGTTCGGTTCAGGGCTGATTGCGGGCGAAGCGCTGATGGGCATCGGCCTGGCCGTACCCGTCGTCTTCGGGATTCACATCGCGGGGGGCGTGGCCCTTCCGGCGCCGCTTCAGGTCGTTCTCTCGCTCGCGCTATTCGCCGCCGTTGTCGCGGTGTACGGTCGGGTCGCGCGGCCCGGATCAACCGCCGGTTGA
- a CDS encoding sulfatase has product MRVWIAIGLLLGGAVIAAAEAKTNFVVIFADDLAYADLGLYGAEGIDTPHLDQMANEGIRFTSFYSMANACSPARAALLTGSHPIRAGIPNVLGPHKRNGGRADGLHPNEVTLAEVLKAEGYATACFGKWHLGDIPEFMPLNQGFDEYYGIPYSNDMWPKHPTATGYPDLPVYNGTQVVEWNPDMDTLTTRFTEKAVDFIRRNRERPFFVYLPHPMPHVPLGASEKFRGKSERGLFGDVIMEIDWSAGQIIATLNELGLDENTMVVFTSDNGPWLSYGDHAGSAGPLREGKGTTWDGGHRVPGIVRWPGQIPAGQVVDTAVTAMDLYPTFAAIAGAALPADRAIDGKDILPVLRGETAESPHEFLYFYVQSEFQAIRQGPWKLHLPHVYRSIEGEPGSGGMPAPYVQKETPLALFNLESDIGEQRDVSGAHPDIVDRLQAAADAFIEEMKRDARPAGRKQIDLGASTGG; this is encoded by the coding sequence ATGCGGGTATGGATCGCGATTGGGCTGCTGCTGGGCGGCGCGGTCATCGCCGCGGCGGAGGCGAAAACGAACTTCGTGGTCATCTTCGCGGATGACCTGGCGTATGCGGATCTGGGGCTGTATGGCGCCGAGGGAATTGACACGCCGCACCTGGACCAGATGGCGAACGAGGGCATCCGCTTCACGAGCTTCTACAGTATGGCCAACGCATGCAGCCCGGCGCGGGCGGCGCTACTGACGGGTTCGCACCCGATCCGGGCCGGTATTCCGAACGTGCTGGGGCCGCACAAGCGGAATGGGGGCCGCGCGGACGGTCTCCATCCCAACGAGGTCACGCTTGCGGAGGTATTGAAGGCGGAAGGCTACGCGACGGCGTGCTTCGGGAAATGGCACCTCGGCGACATTCCGGAGTTTATGCCGCTGAACCAGGGCTTCGACGAGTACTACGGCATCCCATACTCCAACGACATGTGGCCGAAACACCCGACGGCGACAGGCTACCCGGACCTGCCCGTGTATAACGGAACCCAGGTCGTCGAGTGGAATCCGGACATGGACACGCTGACGACGCGTTTCACGGAGAAGGCCGTGGACTTCATCCGGCGCAACCGGGAGCGCCCCTTCTTCGTGTACCTCCCGCACCCGATGCCGCATGTGCCGCTGGGAGCCTCGGAGAAGTTCCGTGGCAAGTCCGAGCGGGGCCTGTTCGGCGATGTCATCATGGAAATCGACTGGTCCGCCGGGCAGATCATTGCGACGTTGAACGAACTGGGCCTGGACGAGAATACTATGGTCGTTTTCACCTCGGACAACGGGCCGTGGCTGAGCTACGGAGACCACGCGGGATCGGCGGGCCCCCTGCGCGAGGGGAAGGGGACAACGTGGGACGGCGGCCACCGGGTGCCGGGCATCGTGCGCTGGCCGGGGCAGATTCCGGCGGGCCAGGTGGTGGACACGGCCGTCACGGCCATGGACCTCTACCCGACCTTCGCGGCGATTGCGGGCGCGGCGCTGCCAGCGGACCGCGCGATCGACGGCAAGGACATCTTGCCCGTGCTGCGCGGCGAAACGGCCGAATCCCCCCACGAATTCCTGTACTTCTATGTGCAAAGCGAGTTCCAGGCGATCCGCCAGGGGCCGTGGAAATTGCACCTGCCCCACGTGTATCGCTCCATTGAGGGGGAACCGGGCAGCGGGGGCATGCCCGCGCCATACGTGCAGAAGGAAACGCCGCTGGCGCTGTTCAACCTGGAGTCGGATATCGGCGAGCAGCGCGATGTGTCTGGCGCGCATCCGGACATCGTGGATCGCCTCCAGGCGGCGGCGGACGCCTTCATCGAGGAAATGAAGCGCGATGCGCGGCCGGCGGGGCGCAAACAGATCGATCTGGGGGCATCAACCGGCGGTTGA
- a CDS encoding DUF1080 domain-containing protein produces MTRMAFTLALAGLIAAAPMGARATDVAEGNWINLFDGETLFGWTVFGDVEWEAEEGVLEADEGNGGWVATTSQFKDFELTAEVKMEGPGTMGLAVRAGLEGHADENGGATIYFGDEKNDGKWHTIHVKALGSAIEASIDGNPVEVSASRDKGHIIIQYHRYHRFRAHEFELEVRNVKLRPLALTSIFNGQNLDGWNIIPDKKSKFEVIDGALNIKDGGGQIETAGVYKDFVLQLDILSNGDQLNSGVFFRGPVGVYWKGYESQVRNDWVDGDRNKPNDFGTGGNYGNQEARKVVSSDYEWFQKTIVCDGNHASVWINGYLVSDFYDSRPPRDDSDGKNSYVAGPGTIHLQGHDPKTDLSFKNIHIQEY; encoded by the coding sequence ATGACTCGTATGGCCTTTACGCTGGCCCTGGCCGGGCTGATTGCCGCCGCGCCGATGGGCGCCCGGGCGACCGATGTGGCCGAGGGCAACTGGATTAACCTGTTCGACGGGGAGACCCTGTTTGGCTGGACCGTGTTCGGCGATGTGGAATGGGAGGCGGAGGAGGGCGTCCTGGAGGCGGACGAGGGGAACGGCGGCTGGGTGGCGACGACCTCGCAGTTCAAGGATTTCGAGCTGACAGCGGAAGTGAAGATGGAGGGGCCGGGGACCATGGGCCTGGCGGTGCGCGCGGGCCTGGAAGGCCACGCCGACGAGAACGGCGGCGCCACGATCTACTTCGGCGACGAGAAGAACGATGGCAAATGGCACACGATCCACGTGAAGGCGCTGGGGAGCGCGATCGAGGCCTCGATCGACGGGAATCCGGTGGAAGTTTCGGCGAGCCGCGACAAGGGCCACATCATCATCCAGTACCACCGCTACCACCGCTTCCGGGCGCACGAATTCGAGCTGGAAGTGCGCAATGTGAAGCTGCGCCCCCTGGCGCTCACGAGCATCTTCAACGGCCAGAACCTGGACGGCTGGAACATTATCCCGGACAAGAAATCGAAGTTCGAGGTAATTGATGGCGCGCTGAACATCAAGGACGGCGGCGGCCAGATCGAGACGGCGGGCGTGTATAAGGATTTCGTGCTGCAGCTCGACATCCTTTCGAACGGCGACCAGCTCAACAGCGGCGTGTTCTTCCGCGGGCCGGTGGGCGTGTACTGGAAGGGCTACGAGTCGCAGGTCCGCAACGACTGGGTCGACGGCGACCGCAACAAGCCGAACGACTTCGGCACGGGCGGCAACTACGGCAACCAGGAAGCCCGCAAGGTCGTTTCGAGCGACTACGAGTGGTTCCAGAAGACGATCGTGTGCGACGGCAACCACGCGTCGGTGTGGATCAACGGTTACCTCGTGAGCGACTTCTACGACAGCCGCCCGCCGCGGGACGATAGCGACGGCAAGAACAGCTACGTGGCGGGCCCCGGCACGATCCACCTGCAGGGGCACGACCCGAAGACGGATCTGTCGTTCAAGAACATCCACATTCAGGAATATTGA
- a CDS encoding BNR-4 repeat-containing protein, which yields MNYATTTKRLVSAAAIILATATAAESQTFGEPFPGYRGIWYANQKTNNEYVFKYSGGLGTYCAKHIPHSVYAPEVNKTFFVYGGTNEAQDTLLEMVSYYDHATGEVPRPVMIIDKRTTDAHDNPVLSIDSDGYLYVFASAHGTARPAYIFKSLKPYDIEQFEQIAEFNYSYPQPWYIEGKGFFFVHTHYKSGRGMYFSTSEDGKEWTDRVQTVHIDEGHYQISWPWKDRVGVSYNYHPKGKGLNHRTNLYYMQTPDMGKTWTSVDGAPFDLPLTTPENPALIRNYEAEGLLVYMKDLNYDAQGNPIILHLTAGGWVSGPESGPRTWRVAHWTGDAWAFHAITESDNNYDTGSIYVAENGEWRVVGPTETGPQPYNPGGEIAVWVSADQGQTWTREAQLTSGSERNHTYARRPLNGNDEFHSFWADGHGRQKSESYLYFWNRKTGSVHQLPYTMESDRATPAVVQANR from the coding sequence TTGAATTACGCGACCACGACAAAACGCCTGGTTTCCGCCGCCGCAATCATCCTCGCCACCGCTACCGCCGCCGAGAGTCAAACCTTCGGCGAACCCTTCCCCGGCTACCGGGGGATCTGGTACGCCAACCAGAAGACCAACAACGAGTATGTCTTCAAGTACAGCGGCGGCCTGGGGACCTACTGTGCGAAGCACATCCCGCATTCCGTCTACGCGCCCGAGGTGAACAAGACCTTCTTCGTCTACGGCGGCACAAACGAGGCGCAGGACACGCTCCTGGAGATGGTCTCCTACTACGACCACGCCACGGGGGAAGTCCCGAGGCCGGTGATGATTATCGACAAGCGGACGACCGACGCCCACGACAACCCGGTGCTTTCGATCGACAGCGACGGCTACCTGTATGTGTTTGCCAGCGCCCACGGGACCGCTCGGCCGGCCTACATCTTCAAAAGCCTCAAGCCCTACGACATCGAGCAGTTCGAGCAGATCGCCGAGTTCAACTACTCATATCCCCAGCCGTGGTACATCGAGGGCAAGGGTTTCTTCTTCGTGCACACGCACTACAAGAGCGGCCGCGGGATGTACTTCAGCACCAGCGAGGACGGGAAGGAGTGGACTGACCGCGTGCAGACGGTGCACATCGACGAGGGCCACTACCAGATCAGCTGGCCCTGGAAGGATCGCGTCGGCGTGAGCTACAACTACCACCCGAAGGGCAAGGGGCTGAACCACCGCACCAACCTGTATTACATGCAGACGCCGGACATGGGCAAGACCTGGACCTCGGTCGACGGCGCGCCGTTTGATCTGCCGTTGACCACGCCGGAGAATCCCGCCCTTATCCGCAATTACGAAGCCGAGGGCCTGCTGGTTTACATGAAGGACCTCAACTACGACGCGCAGGGCAACCCGATCATCCTGCACCTGACCGCGGGCGGGTGGGTTTCCGGCCCCGAGTCGGGCCCGCGCACGTGGCGCGTCGCGCACTGGACCGGCGACGCCTGGGCCTTCCACGCGATCACCGAATCGGACAACAACTACGACACGGGATCGATCTACGTCGCGGAGAACGGCGAGTGGCGGGTGGTCGGCCCCACGGAGACCGGCCCGCAGCCCTACAACCCCGGCGGCGAGATCGCGGTCTGGGTTAGCGCCGATCAGGGCCAGACCTGGACGCGGGAAGCCCAGCTGACCAGTGGCAGCGAGCGGAACCACACCTACGCCCGCCGCCCGCTCAACGGCAACGATGAATTCCACAGCTTCTGGGCCGATGGCCACGGACGCCAGAAGTCCGAGTCGTACTTGTACTTCTGGAACCGGAAAACTGGCAGCGTGCACCAGTTGCCGTATACCATGGAGAGCGACCGGGCCACACCCGCCGTGGTACAGGCCAACCGCTGA